The Abditibacteriaceae bacterium genome includes a region encoding these proteins:
- a CDS encoding HNH endonuclease domain-containing protein, whose protein sequence is MNTPLGNQTLAAILRHDSKVTTYKIALLRAINDVVLAFPDSGRESAETLSDVAIPLHLLAERWVAYYWPFMDVQQPIYQGPRAVRDGVTRNDLDFRPMLTRLRQAWEQFQGVPSLPADGFLLLTDLRTPRRKEIYPAELRDTFDATVRIISKTIQMPIRYAGAGNWTIFDKPSLWRDLMGRAGISAVPGTERGSPCLVINKKLWEAFQELSLWVEALCIHEWCLFTESAQQSTVHEDKGQLQVDRGYIYCLLTARPDNRRPLTWERNQIEILMIEGVNFTCPWTQKVLRNADQYDLDHLLPLAIYPINELWNLLPVDRRFNQHVKRHRIPSWERLQSAEPYMAQGYANYEKSLPLREAMHQDTRLRFTRIGMTGNFSATLAGKTIHFIEEVARARSVVRF, encoded by the coding sequence ATGAACACTCCTTTGGGCAATCAGACTCTCGCAGCGATTCTGCGGCACGACAGCAAGGTGACTACATACAAGATCGCACTTTTACGGGCGATCAATGACGTTGTGCTGGCATTTCCGGACTCAGGAAGGGAAAGCGCAGAAACGCTCTCAGACGTCGCCATCCCTCTGCATCTTTTGGCCGAGCGATGGGTCGCTTATTACTGGCCGTTTATGGACGTGCAGCAACCCATTTACCAAGGGCCTCGCGCAGTTCGCGATGGTGTGACGCGCAACGATCTCGATTTCCGCCCGATGCTCACGCGATTGCGACAAGCATGGGAACAGTTTCAGGGCGTGCCCTCATTGCCGGCAGATGGCTTTCTCCTGCTGACTGATCTACGCACGCCACGAAGAAAAGAAATATACCCTGCGGAATTGCGAGATACTTTCGATGCAACAGTACGTATAATTTCTAAGACAATCCAAATGCCGATTCGGTATGCAGGTGCGGGCAACTGGACGATCTTCGACAAACCCAGCCTCTGGCGCGACCTTATGGGGCGAGCCGGTATTTCTGCAGTGCCCGGCACCGAGCGGGGTAGCCCCTGCCTCGTCATAAACAAAAAGCTCTGGGAAGCTTTTCAAGAACTCTCGCTGTGGGTAGAGGCATTGTGTATCCACGAGTGGTGCCTCTTCACAGAAAGCGCCCAACAGTCGACGGTTCATGAAGATAAAGGCCAATTACAGGTTGACCGAGGATACATTTACTGCCTGCTGACAGCCAGACCCGATAATCGGCGGCCCCTGACATGGGAGCGCAACCAGATAGAAATACTGATGATAGAAGGCGTGAATTTCACCTGCCCATGGACACAAAAAGTGTTGCGGAACGCCGATCAGTATGACCTTGATCACCTGCTTCCACTTGCGATCTATCCTATTAACGAACTCTGGAATTTGTTGCCGGTAGACCGTCGCTTCAACCAGCATGTCAAACGCCACCGCATTCCTTCGTGGGAGCGACTACAATCAGCCGAACCATATATGGCTCAGGGGTATGCGAATTACGAAAAGTCACTCCCGCTCAGAGAGGCCATGCATCAAGACACTCGCCTGCGATTTACGCGTATCGGAATGACTGGGAACTTCTCTGCGACTCTTGCGGGAAAAACGATTCATTTCATTGAGGAAGTCGCTCGCGCTCGAAGCGTCGTGCGATTTTAA
- a CDS encoding ATP-dependent DNA ligase: MWNLFCQVALRVEGTRKRLEKAAIIGEFLAPLSDADLVLAARFFAGTPFPQRDGRTVNIGGAALLNAIQSVTGVEETALRELVVILGDWGDVVGEVWPQSEQTQSNTDSDTSLADVSEFFEQLAATAGSGKKRMLTAKFLAPLSAVEARFVVKLLTGDLRIGLKESAVEDALARMTQTKLGAVQWANMMTGDIGETALLARRDELDSAPLRLFHPLKFMLATPAADLADVARQMPERFAVEDKFDGIRAHAHISHSPELVANGALHGVAVASSRIALFSRTLDDITASFPDLVDALGKLTGDWILDGEIVPVNGEEILPFQVLQKRLGRKTPPAGILKEIPVAFIIYDVLYIDNRVLLNEAFVTRRSCLEVLPQSHSLRVADSKIFEEVAPLDDEFDAARARGNEGLMVKSLESNYKPGKRGRDWLKIKRALATLDVVVTSVEVGNGRRSKFLSDFTFAVRASETDETLLNIGKAYSGLTDAEIAELTVWFQEHTTQTFAHGKVRIVEPRIVIEVTFDRVQPSPRHKSGYALRFPRIVRLRPDKPVEEIDTLETVRLLAH; this comes from the coding sequence ATGTGGAACCTTTTTTGTCAGGTAGCGTTGCGCGTTGAAGGAACAAGGAAACGACTGGAGAAGGCTGCAATTATTGGCGAATTCCTCGCTCCACTATCTGACGCCGACCTCGTGTTGGCTGCCCGTTTCTTTGCTGGAACACCGTTCCCACAGCGCGATGGCCGAACTGTGAATATTGGTGGCGCGGCGTTGTTGAATGCGATTCAATCGGTGACGGGGGTGGAAGAAACGGCGCTTCGCGAACTGGTTGTTATTCTTGGCGACTGGGGCGATGTAGTTGGGGAGGTGTGGCCGCAAAGCGAGCAAACGCAAAGCAACACCGATTCTGATACCAGCCTTGCGGATGTCTCCGAATTTTTTGAGCAATTAGCGGCAACCGCTGGCAGCGGCAAAAAACGCATGCTCACAGCCAAGTTCCTCGCGCCGCTTTCTGCCGTCGAAGCGCGTTTTGTCGTAAAGCTTCTCACCGGCGACTTGCGTATCGGCCTTAAAGAAAGTGCTGTGGAAGACGCTCTCGCACGCATGACGCAAACCAAGCTTGGCGCTGTGCAATGGGCAAACATGATGACCGGCGACATCGGCGAAACAGCACTTCTCGCGCGCCGCGACGAACTGGATTCCGCACCTCTGCGCTTGTTTCATCCGCTAAAGTTTATGCTGGCTACGCCCGCCGCAGATTTGGCCGATGTTGCGCGGCAGATGCCCGAACGCTTCGCTGTGGAAGATAAATTTGATGGCATCCGCGCACACGCGCACATTTCTCATTCGCCCGAACTTGTGGCGAACGGAGCGTTGCATGGTGTTGCTGTGGCTAGCAGCCGAATTGCGCTTTTCTCACGTACGCTCGACGACATCACCGCTTCGTTTCCCGACCTGGTTGACGCGCTTGGAAAACTCACTGGCGACTGGATTCTCGACGGAGAAATCGTCCCGGTCAACGGCGAAGAAATTCTGCCGTTTCAGGTGTTGCAGAAGCGTTTGGGACGAAAGACGCCACCGGCTGGGATTCTTAAAGAGATTCCAGTTGCGTTCATTATCTACGATGTGCTGTATATCGATAATCGCGTCCTGCTGAATGAAGCATTCGTAACGCGTCGCTCCTGTCTGGAAGTGCTGCCTCAAAGCCACTCGCTTCGGGTTGCCGACTCCAAAATTTTTGAAGAGGTGGCGCCGCTCGATGATGAATTCGATGCAGCGCGCGCGCGTGGCAACGAAGGTTTGATGGTGAAGTCGCTCGAATCAAACTATAAGCCTGGCAAGCGTGGGCGTGACTGGCTCAAGATAAAACGCGCATTGGCAACGCTTGATGTTGTAGTGACTTCGGTAGAAGTTGGCAACGGAAGACGGAGTAAATTTCTCTCCGATTTTACATTCGCGGTGCGAGCCAGTGAAACCGATGAAACGTTGTTAAATATCGGAAAAGCGTATTCCGGCCTGACCGATGCTGAAATTGCCGAATTAACGGTGTGGTTTCAGGAGCATACGACGCAAACATTCGCGCATGGAAAAGTGCGGATCGTGGAGCCGCGCATCGTTATCGAAGTGACGTTCGATAGGGTCCAGCCGTCTCCGCGCCACAAAAGCGGCTATGCGTTGCGGTTTCCACGAATCGTGCGCTTGCGCCCTGATAAGCCGGTCGAAGAAATCGACACTCTCGAAACCGTCCGGCTTCTGGCGCATTAA
- a CDS encoding pre-peptidase C-terminal domain-containing protein, with protein sequence MKSVIRSFALFVLVAAAGVLSPRSAHAVEINIVYTDGDGTNGTVAAGFNDPVLGPKRRESFEAAVQYWERKLQGSVPITVHANFEAGGVAADTFLAQAGPTSFVRDFAGAMTTETRYPIAIANQLHGADLTPNDTADAPAHEIEATFNSDIDALGYEGLRWYYGTDGNPPRLGTNAAGGELSDFDFFSTAMHELGHGLGFVSLLDNQGAFFGGVPAIYDRYLATDISASSPRVASLTLEQRKVAVVSNRLYFAGPNARRAEGNSFNSRVYAPFIYLPGSSTSHLNEDTYHGINELMTPFYSEAVNQAGPVALGVLADMGWQVPSFASEPLPSDGPEPVLTAIGRIVYSAGGDLWIMNANGTGKRRLTSGTGNDTQPALSYQGDKVVFVSDRDGNKELYMMSSEGGTPTRLTTNQVEDADPSFRQDGSRILYTSSSGNRTINVLLLSDRSISVLSPTTVNSYSPSYSLTGSQIVFASTRTGDTSSEIYRMSGSGGVATRLTNDAFNDTQPAFSRDARLIAFTSTRDGNEEIYTISYTGGTPVRLTKNLSSDSNPRFSPYQNFIVFQSNLRGTLDIYAMNTTGTTLYRLTSETTPDTSPFWGGGNGAPAVTPTPTPTPTATATPTPTPSATPTNNDFLNAFPIFGSSGSQTGTTVNATKESGEPRHGGNDGGKSVWYKWVAPVTGNVAFDTAGSAFDTILGVYTGPATNPTVSTLSTVAGNDDSATGVSTSRVIFSAVRDRIYYIAVDGFRTTDGIAASGALTLNWRFTSAPVNDDFAGATTISGASGQINGSNSNATRETNEPNHSGNAGGASIWYRWTAPANGSVTFSTLGSNFDTLLAAYSGTSVGALTQIAANDDASTSTNTSAITFSAVATRVYYIAVDGFSGATGTVVLRWTQGDKGQADVQVKTATSDFVGNNIYNSTGNSQNQTQTVSPGSTATFFVRLQNDGNVLDQLTVKGTNLNQPDRKAKYFYLGSEVTAQVVAGSFKTPSLRPGGVADLKVDVSFTSFTVATLETVAVTATSVKTPAASDTVKMFTRIASSSTATAKSSTTDISLSSANADSTTSEVVLTFAASLDVNSASDATHYRVEAGGSTVEIDSASYSAATNTVRLALPLGAVRSGQSVNVAWNNLRDPNGRLASPGQVTLTAR encoded by the coding sequence ATGAAGTCAGTTATTCGCAGCTTTGCTCTTTTCGTGTTAGTTGCCGCTGCTGGTGTTTTATCACCGCGCTCGGCTCATGCTGTTGAGATCAATATTGTTTATACCGATGGCGATGGCACTAACGGAACGGTCGCAGCAGGTTTTAACGATCCCGTTTTAGGCCCAAAACGCAGGGAGTCGTTTGAAGCTGCGGTCCAATACTGGGAGCGCAAGCTACAAGGCAGTGTTCCCATTACAGTTCATGCCAATTTTGAAGCTGGCGGTGTCGCAGCAGATACGTTTTTGGCGCAAGCTGGGCCTACATCGTTCGTGCGGGACTTCGCCGGCGCTATGACCACGGAGACGCGCTACCCAATTGCCATCGCCAATCAGCTTCACGGCGCCGACCTTACGCCCAATGACACCGCTGATGCTCCTGCTCATGAAATCGAAGCGACATTCAACTCTGATATCGATGCCTTGGGCTATGAGGGTTTGCGCTGGTATTACGGCACCGATGGAAACCCGCCTCGCCTTGGAACCAATGCAGCAGGCGGCGAATTAAGCGACTTCGATTTTTTCTCGACAGCGATGCACGAATTAGGGCATGGCCTCGGATTCGTTAGCCTCCTTGACAATCAGGGCGCTTTCTTCGGCGGAGTTCCTGCGATTTACGACCGCTATCTTGCAACGGATATTTCAGCTTCCTCGCCTCGGGTTGCATCTCTGACTCTGGAACAGCGCAAAGTCGCCGTCGTTAGCAATCGCCTCTATTTCGCTGGCCCTAATGCGCGTCGCGCCGAAGGAAACTCCTTCAATTCGCGCGTTTATGCACCATTTATTTATCTCCCAGGCTCGTCTACCAGTCATCTTAATGAAGACACGTATCATGGTATCAACGAGCTAATGACGCCGTTTTATTCTGAAGCAGTTAACCAAGCGGGACCGGTTGCTTTAGGGGTATTGGCGGATATGGGCTGGCAAGTCCCGTCGTTTGCGTCAGAGCCCTTGCCGAGCGATGGCCCGGAGCCTGTTCTGACTGCTATTGGCCGCATTGTTTATTCGGCTGGTGGTGACTTGTGGATTATGAACGCCAACGGCACCGGCAAGCGCCGCTTGACCAGCGGCACCGGCAACGATACGCAACCGGCTCTTTCCTATCAGGGCGATAAAGTCGTCTTTGTCTCCGACCGCGATGGAAACAAAGAACTGTATATGATGAGCAGTGAGGGCGGAACGCCAACGCGTTTAACCACCAACCAGGTCGAAGACGCTGATCCTTCTTTCCGTCAGGATGGCTCGCGCATTCTTTATACGTCGTCCTCGGGAAATCGCACTATCAACGTCCTGTTATTGAGCGACCGTAGCATTTCGGTTTTGTCGCCGACGACTGTCAACAGTTACTCGCCTTCGTATTCTCTTACGGGATCGCAAATTGTCTTTGCCTCTACCCGCACCGGAGACACCAGCAGTGAAATCTACCGGATGTCGGGTAGTGGCGGGGTCGCCACGCGCCTGACCAACGATGCTTTTAATGACACCCAACCGGCGTTCAGCCGCGATGCCCGATTGATTGCATTTACTTCGACCCGCGATGGAAACGAAGAAATTTATACGATTTCCTATACGGGAGGCACTCCGGTACGACTGACCAAAAATCTGTCTTCGGATTCGAATCCAAGGTTCTCGCCATACCAAAACTTCATCGTGTTCCAGTCCAACCTGCGGGGCACATTGGACATCTACGCGATGAACACTACGGGCACGACGTTGTATCGTCTGACCTCGGAAACGACTCCTGACACCTCGCCTTTCTGGGGCGGCGGTAACGGTGCGCCTGCTGTGACTCCAACGCCAACTCCAACACCGACAGCTACGGCGACCCCTACACCGACACCATCGGCGACTCCAACTAATAACGACTTCTTGAACGCATTTCCCATTTTCGGTTCCAGCGGCTCGCAAACCGGCACAACGGTTAACGCCACCAAAGAAAGTGGCGAACCGCGTCACGGTGGCAACGATGGCGGGAAATCGGTCTGGTATAAATGGGTAGCTCCGGTGACGGGCAATGTTGCTTTCGATACGGCTGGCAGTGCTTTCGATACCATTCTCGGCGTTTACACCGGTCCGGCAACGAATCCAACTGTGTCCACACTGTCCACCGTCGCTGGTAATGACGATTCGGCGACCGGTGTTTCGACAAGTCGCGTAATCTTCAGCGCCGTGCGAGACAGGATCTATTACATCGCCGTTGATGGCTTCAGAACAACGGATGGCATTGCGGCTTCAGGTGCACTGACGCTCAACTGGCGCTTTACCAGCGCGCCGGTGAACGACGACTTTGCTGGCGCAACGACAATCTCGGGAGCGAGCGGACAGATTAATGGCAGCAACAGCAACGCGACTCGAGAAACCAACGAACCGAACCACAGCGGCAACGCTGGCGGTGCCTCGATCTGGTATCGCTGGACGGCACCGGCTAATGGCTCGGTAACCTTCTCGACATTGGGAAGTAATTTCGATACGCTCCTCGCCGCTTATTCGGGAACCTCAGTCGGTGCTCTGACGCAGATTGCCGCCAACGATGATGCCAGCACTTCGACCAATACAAGCGCGATTACATTCTCGGCAGTCGCCACACGTGTCTATTACATCGCGGTTGATGGTTTCAGCGGCGCTACCGGCACCGTCGTGTTGAGATGGACTCAAGGCGATAAAGGGCAGGCGGATGTCCAAGTCAAAACTGCGACTTCGGATTTTGTCGGTAATAACATCTACAATTCCACCGGCAACTCGCAGAACCAGACGCAAACGGTTTCACCGGGAAGCACCGCGACCTTCTTCGTTCGGCTTCAAAACGACGGCAACGTTCTCGATCAACTGACAGTGAAAGGCACCAACCTCAATCAACCCGATAGAAAAGCAAAATACTTCTATCTGGGAAGTGAGGTCACGGCTCAGGTTGTTGCAGGAAGCTTCAAAACTCCGTCACTCAGGCCAGGCGGAGTTGCCGACTTAAAAGTTGACGTCAGTTTTACCAGCTTTACAGTTGCAACCTTAGAAACGGTGGCTGTCACTGCAACCTCGGTTAAGACACCGGCCGCCAGTGATACGGTGAAGATGTTCACTCGCATTGCCTCGTCTTCGACAGCGACAGCAAAGAGCTCAACAACGGATATTTCGCTTTCTTCTGCAAATGCCGATTCGACAACAAGTGAAGTTGTGTTGACCTTTGCAGCGTCGCTGGATGTCAACTCTGCCAGCGATGCAACACACTATCGCGTTGAGGCGGGCGGAAGTACGGTCGAAATCGACAGCGCCAGTTACAGCGCGGCAACTAATACGGTTCGCCTTGCTCTGCCACTCGGTGCCGTTCGCTCCGGCCAATCGGTGAATGTTGCGTGGAACAACTTGCGCGATCCGAATGGTCGACTTGCTTCACCCGGTCAAGTCACACTGACAGCGCGCTAA
- a CDS encoding response regulator transcription factor encodes MINIALASADRKFSRELRLQLVGSGYRPWMADPEEPLLEQLQDRGADLLLLDFTSVINEPISTVRGIKRDSELKHMAIVALVDARDAPTLDFSVGLEDFLVKSDTFEELETRIKFVLWRLSKVDSKDTVKAGALVMNLASYQVSVGSEKIELTYKEYELLRFLLTHRGRVFSRDALLRHVWGEEYLGGTRTVDVHIRRLRAKIGTEFDELIQTVRNVGYKFIEENKS; translated from the coding sequence ATGATCAATATCGCTTTGGCTTCGGCAGATCGCAAATTCTCGCGCGAATTGCGCTTGCAACTCGTCGGCAGCGGCTATCGCCCGTGGATGGCCGACCCCGAAGAACCGCTCCTCGAACAACTGCAAGATCGCGGCGCCGATTTGCTGCTCCTCGATTTCACCTCGGTTATCAACGAACCGATTTCGACGGTGCGCGGCATCAAGCGTGACAGCGAGCTCAAGCACATGGCGATTGTCGCGCTCGTCGATGCGCGCGACGCGCCAACGCTCGATTTCTCCGTCGGCCTCGAAGACTTCCTCGTCAAAAGCGATACCTTTGAGGAACTCGAAACGCGTATCAAGTTCGTTTTATGGCGCTTGAGCAAAGTCGATTCAAAAGACACGGTGAAAGCCGGTGCGCTTGTGATGAATCTGGCGAGCTATCAGGTTTCGGTGGGAAGCGAAAAAATCGAACTCACTTATAAAGAGTACGAATTGCTCCGTTTCCTCTTGACGCATCGCGGGCGTGTCTTTTCGCGCGATGCACTTTTGCGTCACGTCTGGGGCGAAGAGTATCTAGGCGGCACCCGAACGGTCGATGTTCATATTCGCCGGTTACGCGCGAAAATCGGAACCGAATTCGACGAGCTGATCCAGACGGTTCGCAACGTCGGATACAAATTCATCGAGGAAAACAAGTCGTAA
- a CDS encoding P-II family nitrogen regulator, whose product MKLIEAVIRPHKLQDVKSALADVGVLGMTVTDVRGCGRQKGHVERYRGSEYTVDLLSKVKLEVVVKEAQVNEVIDTISSAARTGEIGDGKIFVRPVEQVIRVRTGDRDEDAI is encoded by the coding sequence ATGAAATTGATTGAAGCGGTCATCCGTCCCCACAAGTTGCAAGATGTTAAAAGCGCGCTCGCCGATGTCGGCGTTCTGGGCATGACTGTTACCGACGTACGCGGTTGCGGACGGCAGAAAGGCCACGTCGAGCGCTATCGTGGTTCGGAATACACCGTCGATTTGCTCTCGAAAGTGAAGCTTGAAGTTGTCGTGAAAGAAGCTCAGGTCAACGAAGTTATCGACACGATTTCTTCCGCAGCCCGCACCGGCGAAATCGGCGATGGTAAAATCTTCGTCCGTCCGGTCGAGCAAGTGATTCGCGTGCGCACCGGCGACCGCGACGAAGACGCAATCTAA
- the glnA gene encoding type I glutamate--ammonia ligase — MLPIQENYLMADAKSVIALAKDEGAVFLDIKFTDLIGAWQHFTVPIQNMDEDMFEDGLAFDGSSIRGFQTIDVSDMKLILDPETAMMDPVQDTPTLTIIANVVDPITGESYSRDPRYVAQKAISYLNETGIADTAYFGPEAEFFLFSGVSFGGQKAAGGGDGHYSHYKLDSAEGEWNSGNPVTDPETGEPNLAYRPGNKGGYFPCPPTDSLQEVRNHIVLTLLKAGIGVDLHHHEVASGGQCEIGITLDTLVKMADKMQMHKYIIKNVARQFGLAATFMPKPIFGDNGSGMHTHQSLWKDGNTLMYDENGYAGLSDLARYYIGGILKHAPALLAFTNPSTNSYHRLVPGYEAPIYLCYSQRNRSAAIRIPLVSKSPKAKRIEFRTPDVTSNIYLALAAQLMAGLDGIKNKIDPGEPMDKDLYELEGEEKEGLTTVPGSLNEVLDALEADSDFLLAGGVFTQDLIDMYVSLKRKEVDALRLRPHPYEFNLYFDV, encoded by the coding sequence TTGCTTCCAATTCAGGAGAATTATTTAATGGCAGACGCAAAATCGGTCATCGCATTGGCCAAAGACGAAGGCGCCGTATTTCTTGACATCAAGTTCACCGACTTGATTGGCGCGTGGCAGCACTTCACCGTCCCGATTCAGAACATGGACGAAGACATGTTCGAAGACGGTTTGGCCTTCGACGGCTCCAGCATTCGTGGCTTCCAGACCATCGACGTCAGCGACATGAAGCTGATTCTCGACCCTGAAACCGCCATGATGGACCCGGTTCAGGACACGCCCACGCTGACCATCATCGCCAATGTTGTTGACCCGATTACCGGTGAAAGCTACTCCCGCGACCCGCGTTATGTCGCCCAGAAAGCAATCTCCTACCTGAATGAAACCGGCATCGCCGACACTGCTTACTTCGGCCCTGAAGCTGAGTTTTTCCTGTTCTCGGGCGTTTCGTTCGGCGGCCAGAAAGCTGCCGGCGGCGGCGACGGCCATTATTCGCATTACAAGCTCGATTCTGCCGAAGGCGAATGGAACAGCGGCAATCCTGTGACCGACCCGGAAACCGGTGAACCCAACCTCGCTTACCGTCCGGGCAACAAAGGCGGCTACTTCCCCTGCCCGCCAACCGACAGCCTGCAGGAAGTTCGCAACCACATCGTTCTCACGCTTTTGAAAGCGGGCATCGGCGTGGACTTGCATCATCACGAAGTCGCTTCCGGCGGCCAGTGCGAAATCGGCATCACTCTCGACACGCTCGTCAAGATGGCCGACAAGATGCAGATGCACAAATACATCATTAAGAACGTCGCCCGCCAGTTCGGTTTGGCTGCGACGTTTATGCCGAAGCCAATTTTCGGCGACAACGGTTCGGGTATGCACACCCACCAGTCGCTGTGGAAAGACGGCAACACTTTGATGTACGACGAAAATGGCTACGCCGGACTTTCCGACCTCGCCCGTTATTACATCGGCGGCATCTTGAAGCATGCTCCGGCCCTGCTTGCTTTCACCAACCCTTCGACCAACTCGTATCACCGCCTGGTTCCCGGCTACGAAGCACCAATTTATCTGTGCTACTCGCAGCGCAACCGTTCGGCGGCGATTCGTATTCCGTTGGTATCGAAAAGCCCCAAAGCCAAGCGCATCGAGTTCCGCACGCCTGACGTAACAAGCAACATCTACCTCGCGCTCGCCGCTCAGTTGATGGCCGGTCTGGACGGAATTAAGAACAAGATTGATCCGGGCGAACCGATGGACAAGGATCTCTACGAACTGGAAGGCGAAGAAAAAGAAGGCCTGACGACGGTTCCCGGAAGCCTCAACGAAGTGTTGGATGCTCTCGAAGCCGACAGCGATTTCTTGCTGGCCGGCGGCGTCTTTACCCAGGACTTGATCGATATGTACGTTTCGCTCAAGCGCAAAGAAGTAGACGCATTGCGTTTGCGCCCGCATCCCTACGAATTCAACCTTTACTTCGACGTGTAA
- a CDS encoding DUF2249 domain-containing protein — MSQVSKSPAVIDVRPIAKQQRHPMIFDALELLAIGESIVIKNDHNPLPLRGQVETIYGEQFSWAHLEEGPEVFQLQFTRRAPAPDGWHRPMLEESNLPLMQPATTPSPVAVDLLDIAHAATRSGPQWAHESEDLDITLLSWQDGRSIEAHVNSEVDVVWIGIGGEGIAIINGEEYQLRPGVALLIPKGSERAVKSTSRLSYLSVHRRRRGLMPTLGGKPLL; from the coding sequence ATGTCCCAAGTCTCGAAGAGTCCCGCAGTCATCGACGTGCGCCCGATTGCCAAACAACAGCGACATCCGATGATTTTCGACGCATTGGAATTGCTGGCGATAGGCGAAAGCATTGTTATCAAAAACGACCATAACCCGCTTCCTCTCCGTGGTCAGGTCGAAACCATTTACGGCGAGCAGTTTTCGTGGGCTCACCTTGAAGAAGGTCCGGAGGTATTCCAACTTCAATTTACGCGCCGCGCGCCGGCTCCTGATGGCTGGCATCGTCCTATGCTCGAAGAAAGCAACCTTCCGTTAATGCAACCAGCAACCACGCCCTCTCCTGTGGCGGTGGATCTGCTCGACATTGCACACGCTGCAACGCGCTCCGGGCCGCAGTGGGCGCACGAAAGTGAGGACCTCGATATAACCCTGTTATCTTGGCAAGACGGAAGGAGCATCGAGGCGCATGTTAATAGTGAGGTCGATGTAGTGTGGATTGGCATCGGCGGCGAAGGCATCGCCATCATCAACGGTGAAGAATATCAACTCCGCCCCGGCGTTGCGCTACTCATTCCAAAAGGCTCGGAGCGAGCGGTGAAAAGCACCTCAAGACTGTCCTACCTCAGCGTCCATCGACGCCGGCGTGGCCTGATGCCAACGCTCGGCGGCAAGCCATTGCTTTAA